Proteins encoded in a region of the Drosophila gunungcola strain Sukarami chromosome 3L unlocalized genomic scaffold, Dgunungcola_SK_2 000005F, whole genome shotgun sequence genome:
- the LOC128259065 gene encoding uncharacterized protein LOC128259065, which translates to MRNNKADNTQRQKLGLKRKRQRQRRVWGLTTVAKILAMHYRL; encoded by the coding sequence ATGCGAAACAACAAGGCAGACAACACCCAACGGCAAAAACTCGGCCTGAAGAGAAAGAGACAGCGGCAGCGACGCGTCTGGGGGCTTACAACAGTGGCCAAAATTCTAGCAATGCATTATAGGTTATAG
- the LOC128259161 gene encoding uncharacterized protein LOC128259161 — MSNATKMVYSYRILWLSGVLLGPILLAAIAVQGQEPASPVFQNHKTKEWTNLDNITFSFDCKRRSVGFYADMEYNCQIFHMCDEEGNRIPHLCANETSFNQEYRICDWDYNFNCTESPKWFYLNELTYATDPPDEDDEDY, encoded by the exons ATGTCCAACGCCACAAAAATGGTTTACAGTTATAGAATTTTATGGCTTTCCGGCGTTTTACTAG gTCCCATCTTGCTGGCCGCCATTGCGGTTCAAGGCCAAGAGCCAGCCAGTCCAGTATTTCAAAATCACAAGACGAAGGAATGGACGAATTTAGATAACATAACATTCTCATTCGATTGCAAGAGGCGTTCTGTGGGCTTCTATGCCGACATGGAGTACAATTGCCAG ATATTTCACATGTGCGATGAGGAGGGCAATCGGATTCCACATTTGTGCGCCAACGAAACGAGCTTTAACCAGGAGTACAGAATCTGTGATTGGGACTACAACTTCAACTGCACAGAGTCACCT AAATGGTTCTACCTGAACGAACTGACCTATGCCACAGATCCGCCAGATGAAGATGACGAGGATTACTAA